The Humulus lupulus chromosome 7, drHumLupu1.1, whole genome shotgun sequence region ttctggatggactgctcaaggttatcatgcttgctctacttgcaatgtggcaacaccatctattcgtttacaaaagaaggttgctttttatggtcatagacattttttaccaatcaaacatgccattagaagggacaagaagacatatggtgtcGTTGAAAAGAGATTACCACCACagccattaaccatgcaagaaatgttcacacaaatgagttttatacctgattctcttcctggtaagcatgtcAGTTATGGCGGCCAAAAAAGAAAGCGTGCAAAAGAGCAAGTTGGTGGgcggaaaaaaagtatattttttggtttagtttttaccagttcggaggccttcaaagatgataaatttatcttagcaactcaggctaactaagttttctacattgaagaccttaaaaataaatctcattggaaagtcgtccaagaagtgcatcacagaaatgtgtgggacatcccactagttgaagaacaagcggaggatgtagaagtagatgttatgcacgacactagttcctctaatttccaattattcgttgatcttggaccgttgccacaaatcagctttgaacgtacgggggctccattacaatttgttgagatagataatgttgcaattgaggaggagagggaggaggaaatggaagaagaagaggaggaggaggaagaggaagtggaggaggaggaggaggaggaggttgaatatgaagatgatgaagaggaagatgaacacatagaaaccaatgatgatagtgaagattattatagtgataattaagtggtaattttataatatgttgaagtaattatttttaacaataaataattttatattgtcatttttaactgataaatgtaattttaatatcgattaatttgacagatatggctgatgttattgctcaatctcacgggggtgatggtggaggatgcgatcctccacgtggaccggcagatatcccagctgattgtgaacgaggtaatattttacacattgatatactccttaaaatttaataattaatccatattaattttaaaatattgaatttgcatatAATAGCGCCTCCAAGTAAACGTGGACGCCATAAGGGATTGAACACGCAGGAAAagagggaacagttggggcgtcctctccctctcgagtgggatgtgcgggggagaacatataaagagatcggagagtacagctcaaatttctcaagagagctcggattacttgttcgacagtacagagatccggactgtcctcaatggtcaaaagtaccaaatgcctcgaaagaaagaatacttgcacatttggaagtaagtagtttatgtatttttatgttaattctcattttatgttatatatgatatttactaataaatgtttgtaaattaggatgatttgtttgatattgggcgtactagatatggagaagggcatatgcctgggatcttgagaggcattgatacttcgtgtgctaaaaagtattctgactggaagtacgatattaaagagcacttaacgattaatgggccacaaaatcgttatggtggttgcacggatacgcagtggcaaaaagcaattgattttttccgtcgcccagaaattacggtattaatttcttgctaaacttaactatcttaattaaatatattactaacgataactttttgcagaaacgttctgttgtcaacaaggaaaatagaaagaaactgaaagagcttagctatggaggttctcagtcaatcccagccttacgctataaaaaggttagttaattaattattttttagtttatttttcttatttacgtttaatttttaattttataaaaatatatgtacgtgacagcgcaatttagagactgggcaacttgagtccatcccggatagctggatggatactcaccataaatcaggcacagggtgggtgacagagacagcaaaaaatacttgggtacgttaagtttttttaaacatttttcaaatttttaattgtttcaaaattttaattacattatacattgtatcacaggaggaattgcgtgcataccgcgacacacagcagacacaggcaactgatactgagagttccacaccagtttcgagtgcgcctgaagatgaagacatatctttggtacaaaatgtcttcggaaaacgacggggccaccagaaaggatatggacgtatccttaacataagggaccgaactccatttgattttcgtccttcacaaactagagatgaagagttgtctgagatgagagagcgtcttcgacagttagaggagcatgtccggactcattgtatcaccctgggatctcaatctgccccaccaccaccacccgatgatcctgatgttggagcaccgactcagtaggacttatgtatgaattttattacaattgactattacattatcatgtttaagacaagtctttattttaattcaacgaatacactcttatgtttttatttatatttctaatataagtgttttaattttattctattttcttatatttaattcaaaataaataaataaataaataaataaataagggaataacaaatataaaaaaaaaattggggacaagtctataccgaggacaatgtcctcggtatataccacCAAGATGTCGGTATATACCAGTACGATGAGAAATTGGGGTTTgttgtaccgaggacatttgtcactttctaccgaggacattatcctcggtaaaacgtataccgagaacatttttaatgtcgtcggtagaagttttgttttaccgacgcggctgtaccgacgacattgtctcggtagaagatataccgaggacatttcggcttataccgaggacatttgttctcggtataggccctgATTTTTGTAGTGAGATCTTTTCATTTTTTAATCATCCTTCGAATTTGAGTTTAATCAATCCTTCTGAAATGATACTATAGTGTCTTGATCATTTACTACTTGTTCAATTTGTGCACTTACAAAgcatattatttatttttggcAACAATTAAACTGCTATTAATTAGTCATTAATTTAGAATGAAATGGTATGAGCACTATTAATCTCAAGTTGACGACAAAAAGAAGGGTACAGGGAAATGAGATAGGTGAATTTGGAATATAGAAATATATGCTTTTaaaatcaaatttgttgtagttcCATATTGAGCAATGCAACATCCTACTAATTGACCACATTATAAAACcgattaactaattaattataatttttttttagtgtttATCTTATTAATTAATAAGAGCTATATGAGAATTAAACACtctggaaataaataattaatggaCGCGCTCAATTAAATATTCtggaatttatatatatatatatatatatacatatatggatCAAATAAATGCTGAAGTTTTAACAAGCAATTGGCAAAGTGATAGACCGTGGGCGCAAGCGATGCGTTGTTAATGAATTTGGCTCCGTACGTACGTTTGAATGGTGATTCTGATATCCGCAAGTTCGTATCAAAATGGAGGAAATTAGCTGCAAATAATGATGTGTTTTATTGTCTATGCATAAAAAACTTCTTTTTTTCAAACGACGTAACATGCATGGCCATACACAAATAGGCCGTAAATGGATGCAGTAGCTAACGTCCCAACCCAACACATCATTTTCAACAATCCTTAAATGCATTTTgtcctttttcctttttttttttatattctctTTTATTGCCTTTGGACTAATTTCTTCTCTTTTCATTAATTATTGTATTATTCTCTTTTATTATTGTTTCCGTGTAcgagtatatatattttgttaacaTTGCGTGCTGTTTTTTCAGTTTGCTctcttatattatatattattgcttttttttcctttttttttgtttataattaATGAGAAATACCAAATGAAATAGTTGTCTTATGTTTTAGCATTAATTATATGTAGTTAATATATACTTGGTGAAATTGTTGTGGTTATTAGGATTCTTCTTGTTTACGTCGATATAATGTCTttgtttttctttacttttgcTAACGATTGGTTtcttattattacttttattttccgTTTAGTTAAAATGGGCTTTGAGATGGACAAAAACAAGATTCCACAATCATACATGTAATAATTATAGAATAGGAAGCTAATTCTATGCGATTCTATGAAAGGTTATAGTGTGACATTTTAAGTTCGTTTCCATCATGAGACAAGCCTAAAAATCTcacgttatttatttattttaaaaataaagtttaagagCTCATTTCGGCCTGTTCGAGGCTATTGTGTATATGTATTTAATGAGGTAAGACTAAATATATTATACAAACACTGGCAGAATAgtacaaaaaaaatttatatgtattttttaatatatatatatactttattaattttttatacatttatattaattactagatagttttatttatagaatttattaattatatttattaaatttgtattattatcatataaatttcaaataaataaatattattatatataaaaaaggacataaatatattaaatgaaaaattaaaccaaaacatatatataataacatttttaaacataaatgataattttttaataagaattaagattatgtattattattataatgatattttataatatttaaatttatattgatataagtattaaatatctagttttgtattaaatactatgataataatatttgaattcatattaatttaattagtaaaaaattaagattatatacttttatcataataatattttataaaatataattattaaatatctatttttgtattatatattattataataatgatatatttATAACCATTGATTTTGAATTtgtatttgaatttgaatttatattaatataattattatatatgtagtcttatattaaatagtattatattaataatattttataatatttgaatttatattaatattattgataaatatctatttttaagttaattttaaaagtatgttctgttaaatatttaaaatattccgttaaaattaacaaaataaattattaaaacgaataatttatattatctacacactttttatatagaaaatatatgCATATTGCATTATaggtcatttatatatatatatatatatatattattttttacgTTACACATGTTCAATTTtctttatctatatatattttacatcattataatataaatataaattataagaAAAATTTAGTTTACAACCCGACTTTCATGGGAACAGACATGATCTATATGGGAACAGAATTAATAAGTTTTGGTGCATAGTGTTACAAATTAAGTTTAATAAGTTTGAACATGTGATACCAAGAACTTTGTATTATATAATATTGATAATATATACTGCATGCACGTTaggaaaaataaattttgtataATTTCAAGAAGTACTAAAAGTACTTTCGTATTATATATGACACTTTAAAATAGAATTATGATTGCtgtatttaatcaattatattCTAGTAGTacatattaatttatatttttctaatttttaattttaaaaaattatagtaATGGTAGTAATTGGATGAAATagatattatattaattaatattcaGAATCATGTTCATGTAAAGTACTGTTTTACATTTTTCATTATTTAGAGCAAgcttcattattattttaaaaaaaaaattagcatttAGTAGTTATTTACTATATATAGGAAGGTGTATATGGGTCAACATAAACTGAATGTTGATGCATCTATTGATGCACCAGCTAATTACACTACAGGTATTGGAGCAATTAtatgaacactactacaaaaatggttttttaggactagcattgcaagtcctaaaaaaatttttaggactcgcggggcgcgagtcctctatttgagagccttaaaaactaaagttttttaggactcacaatgcgagtcctaaaaaactgtgcgagtcctaaaaaatctggttgagtgcctttgattaagtttttaggacttgctttgcgagtcctaaaagaatgtttttaggactcgcaatgcgagtcctaaaaaatctggttgagtgcctttaattaagtttttaggactcgctttgcgagtcctaaaaaacctggttgagtgcctttaagtaattttttaggactctcttTGCATGTccttaaaagtattttttttttttaaaaatgcagccacaatttttatttttatttagaaaaaatatttccATTTCAGTGTCCATATGAGACCAGCTGAGAAAAGCTAGAAACAAGCTGAGAAAAGCTAACCAACAAGCTGAAAGTTCAATCACAGATAATGTATTTTATTGGGaaccaaaaaaatattaaaatatacaaACATCAAAGCccattaataaaaagaaaaacagaaTCCATTGGATTAGTCATCCTTCTCTTGAGCTTCCTCTCATCTTTATCACCCTTCTTCTTTACCTGCAACATCTTAGTATTGTTATACTTAGAGACAAAATAGTTCATATTACATTTTGCAAACCAGAATACAAATAGTAACAATGAATCATTATCAACTGAGTATAAACACAAGATCAATGAAAGCTAAAGTTCTCTCATTATTAACTAACATTAACTAATAGCAAACATGTTAATGTGAATGAGAAATTGAGAATCATTGACGTATCGTGTGAGTTAGAAGATTGGGGCTTAATGCCTTTTAGTGTAACTAATTTAGAGAAAGACTTTGACAAAATCATATAAGCCCCTACTACTCAAAAAAGAAAAGTATCAGccccaaaaatatataatattacacAAAGTTATATAAATGTGTCTATCAATGACAGTTTCAAAGTTAAGTTTAGCTAACATTTCTGGCatctttatttatttaaggaagtAAAATAGACAAACAAAAGCTATGATACTAAAAATATACACTAAAATGATGACATCTCTTTTATTCCTAAAGATACAGACACAGACACAGTACACTCAAACATACCTCTTTCTATATTTATCTTATTTGAGCAGATTCTTGTATGCACTCTGTTGTTCTTATTCACATGTTCTTCTAAAAGAATGAATGCAGCAGAAATGATTATGGTATATAACCAGATCCTGACATATATGTTTTTactcttatttcttttatttttttcttatttctaatttaataatacataaaacatatatgcacaaaaacatacacaaaaacaatCCCTAAATAAGTAAAAATATAGAGATATGCCTACGTTGAGAGACTCTAACGAGTTGAGTGCATATATGTAAGACTTGGTAAAAAAACAATGCTCAATGATTCTAAAACTCACTATCTTGGTATGCAGAAGCTCTTAAATTGATCCATGTGTCACAAAAACAGAGATAcaaacacaaaaatatatatatcagtGAATTGCATGAAAAGAAGATATAAGAAAAGCATGCAAGAacaaatgaataataaaaggcaGAGAAAAAATATGAAGACCTTCAAATAGATGGCAGCATAAATGAGCGCATCCAATCGTTCCTCACTTTGTGAGTTTTCAAGTAATAGATCACGTACAATTTCAAGCTTCAGCAAAGAAAGTTGTATTAGTGTCAGAAACTAGGGAAGTTGATCTCAAGATGACCAAATATAAATTATGAAGAGACATTAAATTCAGAAGTTGTAACAAAATGATTACTAAACTCCCTAATTTCAGCATTTTCATATACTGAATTCAGTCCATGAAACTTAGAGGATGTGCACATAAGTGTGTGTAGTTGTATGAATGAATGGAGGAATGTATACAGATGTTTTAATTGATTATAGCAACACTAGCTAAGATAAACGCTCGTCAGGACAACAAACCTCATAAATAAGCATAAAACTTTATCAGAAATAGCCAGTAATACCTTTCTCCACCAATTTCTTGCATTTCTATCACCTTCAACAAATTTTAAAGCCAGTCCTTCAAGACCTGAGGTGTCCCACCTTCTCTCTGATTCACGGTCCCGATGCTCATTTGAGCGCATGAAGGAGATATCCTTTCCCTGCCATTGCCCAACAAAAGGACTCGTCTCCACCTCTGAAAGAGAAGCAGAAGGAGCATCAGCAGTTGTAGACCCATTGTCAATTACAGCCTTTCCTTCCTCCAACGCCAATAAATTCACAGCCTCTCCTGTTGCATTCCAATGACAAACAATTCCAAAACTCCCCTGTTTTGGAAGCTTCACAACTCGATTATCTCCACCTTCCCATTTCTTAGTCTTATCGTTATTCACAATAACAAACTTATACTCAATGGGCTCGCCCCCTTTGAATTCCAAATTGCACACCCAACCACTCTCTGTCCACTTTAGAAGCCCACCCTGAACCCCTCCCTGCGCCGTCCTTGCACGATCGATCCCACCCTTTGAGACCCCCACGCCGTCGAGCCCAGCCAGCCCTTGAACCCCACTCGCGCGTCGAGCCCTTGAACCCCCAGCCGCTGTCGAGCCCTTGAACCCCTAGGCGACATCGAGCCCAGGCAGAGTGAGAGATGGGAGGACGAAGGAGTGAGAGAGCCGAGTCCCCTGCCTCTGCATCGAGCCCGCCGCTGTGATCCGGCCACCAGCCGTGACCCATGCACGCCGTCAAAGAGGATGGTTGAgggctggtttttgagttgaggAAAAGaacgagagtgagagagagagattgagGTTGAGGGATAgggtttagttattattattattatttgttaaaaaaatatatagttattattataaaaatatataaatacaaagtataataatattaagaaaaattaatattagtttttattttttaagtatatttaaaaactaacaacttataattttttttaagaaattattaaaatatttaaccatatataaataatttacttTTAACTATTACTTTCAGTCCAGTTATTTTTAGGAATCACaaagttgtttttaggactcgcaaagtgagtccttaaagagtattaaggactcccaaagcaagtccttaaaattgttaagtaaaacactcattttttagcccagatttttttaggaatcgcatatttttttaggacactcattgcaagtcctaaattgtgttttttcaggactctcaatgagtgtcctaaaaactccataaatatttttaaggacttgcatttatgtgcgagtcctaaaaaagtgtcccgtaaagggtattttgtagtagtggaaaTTCAAAATGGAGAAATCCTTGCTTGTTGATCTTTCAAAATCTCAAATAGGTAGTCATTGTTTTTCAACTTTAGTATGTGTAATAAAGTAGTCAATTGTTGGGAATGAAATCCCTTCGGGTGGTTTATTTTTGCCtcttatggtttttttttttaatgttgtgTTCGTATGAAATCTTGAAATATTGCCAAATAACAAAAATCTGGGGCAGAGGGAAGAAATCTCTCGAGCAGACCTTGTTAAAGTCGGTGAAGTGAATGCAAGTTCTTCACGTCCCGTTCGGCTTTGGTACCAACACCAGATTGGCCAGCCAAACGGGATATAGGGACTCTCGAATGAAGTTGAACGAGGAAAATTTCTCAACTTCTAATTTGAGGGTATTCACTTCTGCTGGACCGGAGTTGCAATTACGTCAATGTTCAGGGCGTAACATATGACGTTGCGATCGATCCTGGTCATATTCGAGTGAGACCAAgccaagacatcctggttctcttttaCCCGGGCAATTACGGTAGCCCTGCCTCTTccacctcctccatgggttctaatgCCCTATCCGCTCCTATCCGCAGGTCCAATTCATCCTCCTCCCGGATCACCCTCCGTGCTAGTTGTGGGGGTGGAATTGGATCAGCGTTTTCCTCTTCTAGAGGCTCTTCACGGACCATGTAGATTGGTCGGGCGGAGATGTAATAACACTTCTGGGAGCTCTTCTGGCCTCCTCATACAGTCCCCACTCCTCAATTATTGAATGGAAACTTCATgcagaggtggcggatggaggtgacgaCAAAGAAATTGACCAACGCGGGACGACCAAAAATAATGTTGTAAgaggtggggcagtccaccactacgaacgtACAAAAATTGAACGAGCCCTAAATCTCATTCCCCAATGTCACGGATAGTTGAATCTTACCCATCGGGtgcaatgaatccccattgaagccaTAGATCTGTATTGGGCATGAAGACAGATCTGCCTCGGTCAAACAAATTACGGTGAAGGCTGGCTTGAAAAGTACATTGACAaagctcccgtcatccaccaacactcaagATACCATTTTGTTGacgatttgggcatcaatgaccaagggaTCATGATTCGGGAAATGAACGTTCCGGGCGTCCTCTTCCGTGAACATGATGGGAAAGTTCATTAACTTCGGGCGTTGGGCTAGAGtctggaccaaggcgcatacctcgtGGTCGAGATTGAGTTCGTTGAGGTATTGTTTCTGATCATTCCAGGATGGCCCTCCCAGATGGGAGCCTCCTGATATAGTGGCCACGTGACCATCTACTTGCGGAGGCGCAGTTCCAGGAGGATATGGTATTCTGGCTCCAGGTGCTTGCACTATCGGGGCCCCCTAAGGGGCCTGTGCTCCCAAACTTGTAGCGTACCCTCCCAGGGGAGGTCGGTACGATCCAGGTGCACCTGGGGCCGCAGGTTGTCTGGGAACTGCTGGCAGTCCCAGAACCCCCACTGGCattctgacccattggtggagatgccccagcttgatcaagttctcgatctcgtccttcaattgacGAGACTCTTCGATCGTATGACCCACTTCCTTATGgtaggcgcaccttttgctggtgtccctcaaattctttccccctttgaacgtAGGGGTTGGCTTCCGGTACATTGCACGTTTCCAGGTAGATGTTTTTTCGGGTGTCAACCAGGTTGGTGTACTCTGTGTATTGGGGTGCATAACCCATTTTTCCCTTTTTGGAGCATTTGGATCGGTTCTGTGCTTTGCCCGATCTCTTTCCTCGGGAAGGGTTTACGCTTGTCTCAGTTCCTCCGGCTTGAGATGGTTGGGCTCTGCCGGGAGCGGCACTGTACCCAATGATTGCCACTCTGTACCCGGAAAATGGGGCCGACTAAGCCGGAGCATACCCTGTTGATGTGGGCCCATAGACCGTCAGGGTCATGAACGTCATCCCATGGGTACCAGCAAATCCGGACACCGCCAGGGGTGCTAGATAGAGATTTGTGGGATATTGCATTCCGTATCCAGGGAAGGTTTGGGCATTCTACTAAGTCGTCGGCTGCCACCCAAAGGCTTGGATTCGGCCCTCCTCTTAGTTGATAaaaccttgtgccctcctgatgaactcttcaaGGGTGGCTGCCTTGCTgtgctgcatgtcgtcccagggAGGCGATCTAGCTCTAATCTCGGACTGGAGAGCCACCAAGCGTTGTCTGTCGTCCACCTTAGTTTTTGAGGCTTCCTCCGTGAAGCGCTGGATA contains the following coding sequences:
- the LOC133788605 gene encoding phosphoglucan, water dikinase, chloroplastic-like, whose protein sequence is MRSNEHRDRESERRWDTSGLEGLALKFVEGDRNARNWWRKLEIVRDLLLENSQSEERLDALIYAAIYLKVKKKGDKDERKLKRRMTNPMDSVFLFINGL